In Daphnia pulicaria isolate SC F1-1A chromosome 9, SC_F0-13Bv2, whole genome shotgun sequence, a single genomic region encodes these proteins:
- the LOC124313186 gene encoding thioredoxin domain-containing protein 3-like isoform X1 — MAGNLLARKMAAGKKRVDHVAWQIEVANNEEWEELTKLQGLVVVDVYSEWCGPCTAMASHLKEIKLQLGDDFLHCALAKADCISQLGRFRGRSEPTWLFVAGGEPVALIRGANAPLIRKTLLAELQTEKEVIEGTRQRMTMAWDSFDLPNSNPETEETNHKEIELTTAPDNWLELDGLTLKGSYQLIIDKLMEALAEKNMEISARSSVRLHKKDCLILWFPSSVEDETLAEWFDVTIKSLIAEVEPKIVKEEENEDELVEKIEGIELEEKPDNSDENAAAEVTDEESDYQPIEFHLISDPDEKEALIKQLEKESAEEGGEEEQVENETVEEAAQEEEEKQPEEPEELPVENAEENADAIEEVAETVAEPVEST, encoded by the exons ATGGCGGGTAATTTGTTAGCAAGGAAAATGGCAGCTGGAAAGAAGAGAGTGGATCATGTCGCCTGGCAAATCGAAGTGGCCAATAACGAAGAATGGGAAGAACTCACCAAACTTCAAGGACTAGTCg TGGTGGACGTCTACTCCGAGTGGTGCGGTCCGTGCACGGCCATGGCCAGCCATTTGAAAGAGATTAAATTACAATTAGGGGACGATTTCCTTCATTGCGCCCTG GCTAAAGCGGATTGTATCAGCCAACTCGGCAGGTTCAGGGGTCGCAGCGAACCCACTTGGCTTTTTGTGGCT GGTGGTGAACCTGTGGCGTTAATCAGAGGCGCTAATGCTCCGCTCATCCGCAAAACTTTATTGGCTGAATTACAAACAGAAAAGGAAGTTATAGAAGGAACCCGCCAACGGATGACG ATGGCGTGGGATAGTTTCGACCTACCCAACAGCAATCCCGAGACCGAAGAAACCAACC ACAAGGAAATTGAATTGACGACTGCGCCGGATAACTGGCTGGAGCTGGACGGATTGACTTTGAAAGGATCGTATCAATTGATCATCGATAAACTGATGGAAGCATTGGCAGAAAAGAATATGGAAATATCCGCCAGATCGTCTGTCCGTCTCCACAAAAAAGATTGTCTCATTTTGTGGTTCCCGTCGTCGGTGGAGGATGAAACCCTGGCCGAATGGTTCGATGTTACCATCAAAAGTCTCATCGCCGAAGTGGAACCAAA aattgtcaaagaagaagagaacgaaGATGAATTGGTGGAGAAGATTGAAGGAATAGAATTGGAGGAAAAACCGGATAATTCGGATGAAAACGCAGCCGCTGAAGTCACCGATGAAGAATCTGATTATCAACCGATCGAATTCCACCTGATATCTGACCCAGACGAAAAAGAAGCGCTAATCAAACAATTGGAAAAGGAATCAGCAGAggaaggaggagaagaagaacaagttgaaaatgaaacggTTGAAGAAGCTgcccaagaagaagaggaaaaacaacCGGAAGAACCGGAAGAATTGCCCGTTGAAAATGCGGAAGAGAATGCAGATGCAATCGAAGAAGTTGCTGAAACCGTTGCCGAACCAGTCGAATCGACCTAG
- the LOC124313343 gene encoding pleckstrin homology domain-containing family A member 3-like, producing MEGVLWKWTNYWTGWQPRWFVLDDGVLVYYKSQEEVNQGCKGSLKITACEISVSQADPLRLDVTVPGEQHFYLRASTSQERQQWLVALGSAKACEGLTTKDTYSEPVYISVPEERDSLKSKRSELRLYCDLLMQQVHSVKDAATQAPPDVEKLDESTHLLSATCDTFISTLEECLRLAKAEFNYQLPHSTIDKALNGYNHDPSHSPAPISPSGRKSSRSSSRM from the exons ATGGAGGGAGTCCTGTGGAAATGGACAAATTATTGGACAG GCTGGCAACCACGCTGGTTTGTGCTGGACGATGGAGTCCTGGTCTACTACAAATCTCAGGAAGAAGTTAATCAGGGTTGCAAAGGTTCGCTAAAAATCACTGCTTGCGAAATCTCAG TGAGTCAAGCAGATCCTCTTCGTCTCGATGTTACTGTTCCTGGGGAACAGCACTTCTACCTTAGGGCTTCCACATCACAAGAAAGGCAGCAGTGGCTGGTAGCACTTGGCAGTGCCAAAGCCTGTGAAGGCCTCACAACAAAAGATACATACAGTGAACCAg TATATATTTCAGTTCCCGAAGAAAGAGACAGTTTGAAATCCAAACGAAGTGAATTGAGGCTCTACTGTGATTTATTGATGCAGCAAGTTCATTCTGTGAAAGATGCAGCTACACAAGCACCTCCAGATGTTGAA AAACTGGACGAATCCACGCACTTGCTCTCGGCCACTTGCGACACCTTCATATCGACCCTAGAAGAGTGTTTGCGGCTTGCCAAAGCCGAGTTTAACTACCAGTTGCCCCATTCTACGATCGACAAAGCACTCAACGGCTACAATCACGACCCTTCCCATTCTCCCGCGCCCATATCGCCGTCCGGTAGGAAATCCTCACGTTCTAGTTCTAGAATGTGA
- the LOC124312936 gene encoding uncharacterized protein LOC124312936 isoform X1 has product MANQECMEPQLKKGRIEETHCFTGKKLCCKKQLLLIPSWCGVLHHGYWRDNDQEKEVVVRRIQKVDCQLDWKNIVDQHLANSLNHENVLKIIGYEEDVDLMRYFALERFDATLEQYCNKQYTGPMPFKPNTLWQISSGLNFLHDKGLVHGQLNPSSILIVRSQSVLIKISDSLHESLQYSGNDCLLHPKYWMLPDVCSPNRQSRKKITFAFTVYGDVFAAGCLFFYYLSRGLHPFGNVNASIPVNIAKNMPVNLNRLGSNHYAYRSIKYMVGEPSQTGTQYLRIAAAYFKDFSPYEFKEVVKSVPEINGEVFFHFHPTLPILACCKCNRLTIFTASKVSIPFSSWKEAELKFEGQNLKKITALQWDHKGDHVAGFQDGCVAVWSYPVGEMVFRVKQHLEEVIAIYWSPSKHELFATYDRNRQQMLLWNSYPTLKQKTLFHTIMCAENIVNMAWTNNQQIIVGFDNSTIKIFQIDEIEPFLVKIFQLKDSIIRNLFWDEATQYLASVSLNKLNIWSLNSEGIIHSFKIDPKCNCFAWRPNNKTSDEIDVARKSSNNFNFAYGLSSGSIVVWNPFEETKKPLILDKHTDCVLLLVFSHDGKFLASTSKNEIIIWSTESWSPVFVGESDYYGLSWLTAVSNGEPVYKLVISSSHSVIRIVEIADNEVEIFNKM; this is encoded by the exons ATGGCCAATCAAGAATGCATGGAACCACAACTGAAAAAGGGAAGAATCGAAGAGACACATTGCTTTACTGGGAAGAAGTTGTGTTGCAAAAAACAGTTACTATTGATTCCAAGTTGGTGTGGCGTCTTGCATCACGGGTATTGGCGCGACAATGATCAAGAGAAAGAAGTTGTGGTgagaagaattcaaaaagtgGACTGCCAATTAGACTGGAAAAACATCGTCGATCAACATCTAGCAAATTCTTTGAATCatgaaaatgtattgaaaattattggaTATGAAGAGGATGTGGATCTCATGAG ATATTTCGCTCTTGAGCGGTTTGACGCTACCCTGGAACAGTATTGCAATAAGCAATACACGGGACCTATGCCATTCAAACCAAACACCCTTTGGCAAATATCCAGCGGACTAAACTTTTTACACGACAAAGGACTCGTACATGGACAACTTAATCCTAgttcgattctgattgttcggTCTCAGTCGGTTTTAATTAAGATTTCAGATTCCCTTC ATGAAAGTTTACAATACTCGGGAAATGATTGTCTCCTACATCCAAAATACTGGATGTTACCTGACGTTTGCTCACCTAATAGGcaaagtaggaaaaaaatcACGTTTGCTTTTACAGTTTACGGAGACGTGTTTGCAGCTGGatgccttttcttttattatttgtccCGAGGGTTACATCCTTTTGGGAATGTAAACGCATCCATTCCTGTCAACATAGCAAAAAATATGCCTGTCAATTTAAACA GATTAGGCAGTAATCACTATGCTTACCGATCAATCAAGTATATGGTAGGAGAACCATCCCAAACCGGAACCCAGTATTTGCGTATAGCTGCTGCATATTTCAAAGATTTCTCTCCAT ATGAGTTCAAGGAAGTTGTGAAGTCGGTGCCTGAAATCAACGGAGAAGTGTTTTTCCACTTTCACCCAACGTTACCCATTCTCGCTTGTTGCAAATGCAATAGATTGACTATTTTCACTGCTTCCAAGGTTTCCATACCTTTTTCGAGCTGGAAAGAAGCCGAATTGAAATTTGAGGGgcaaaaccttaaaaaaattacggcGCTTCAATGGGAT caTAAGGGAGACCATGTTGCAGGATTCCAAGATGGTTGCGTCGCTGTGTGGAGCTATCCAGTCGGTGAAATGGTCTTTCGAGTGAAGCAGCATTTGGAAGAAGTTATCGCAATCTACTGGTCTCCTTCTAAACATGAGTTATTTGCCACTTATGATCGC AATCGGCAGCAAATGTTACTTTGGAATTCATACCCTACACTTAAACAGAAAACTCTTTTTCACACAATTATGTGTGCTGAAAATATTGTTAATATGGCGTGGACGAATAACCAGCAAATCATTGTCGGGTTCGACAATAgcacaatcaaaatttttcaaattgacgaAATCGAACCATTCcttgttaaaatatttcaactcAAA GACAGTATCATCAGGAATTTATTTTGGGATGAAGCCACACAATATTTGGCATCTGTATCATTAAACAAGTTGAAC ATTTGGTCTTTGAATAGCGAAGGAATTATTCACTCATTTAAGATTGACCCAAAATGCAATTGTTTTGCATGGCGTCCGAATAACAAAACAAGTGACGAAATTGACGTGGCCAGGAAATCatcaaacaatttcaattttgcttA TGGACTGAGCAGTGGTTCGATCGTCGTCTGGAATccctttgaagaaacaaaaaagcctCTCATTCTTGATAAACATACAGATTGTGTACTTCTCCTCGTGTTCTCCCACGATGGAAAATTTCTGGCGTCAACTTctaaaaacgaaataattatCTGGTCCACTGAG TCTTGGTCCCCTGTGTTCGTCGGAGAATCTGATTATTACGGATTATCGTGGCTAACTGCAGTTTCAAATGGGGAACCAGTTTATAAAttggttatttcttcaagcCACAGCGTG ATTCgcattgttgaaattgctgacaacgaagttgaaatttttaataagatgtaa
- the LOC124313441 gene encoding 39S ribosomal protein L42, mitochondrial-like, whose amino-acid sequence MAASLKTLSGLAQNKSLLNFGARHANLFGYGIIRSNHIIQKENPEEKIVMADNGDTIVCWHPQQKFPYECSLPMPTKTIDVNQVLRSEQEDIAEIFHFEKPQQQREYLMKMTATTKHRWFPRLGKKFGKKNKPDREFL is encoded by the exons ATGGCCGCATCTTTAAAAACTTTGAGCGGCCTTGCTCAAAACAAAAGTTTGTTGAATTTTGGTGCTAGGCATGCCAACTTATTCGGCTATGGAATTATACGAAGCAACCACATCATCCAAAAGGAAAATCCAGAGGAAAAAATTGTCATGGCTGATAATGGAGACACAATTGTGTGCTGGCATCCCCAACAAAA ATTCCCTTACGAATGTAGTCTTCCCATGCCAACAAAGACAATCGATGTAAACCAAGTTCTCAGGTCAGAACAAGAAGACATAgcagaaatatttcatttcgaGAAGCCACAGCAGCAAagggaatatttaatgaaGATGACCGCCACAACCAAACATCGTTGGTTCCCCAGGCTAGGAAagaaatttggaaagaaaaataagccaGATCGCGAATTTTTGTAA
- the LOC124313353 gene encoding solute carrier family 66 member 3-like, translating into MTDLYSLSIGFANISTIVLCIVLKVPQIISLVKSKSTTGLSLPGTLLELTSFTIGLCYSVSSGYALSSYLEYPFLVGQDLLLLALVLHYSNQIGTKWFAAFGAYSAVVYALTSGMFPGALLVTLMSLCTPISAASKLAQLRTMHASQNSESVSVLTWSIAVYTCVTRIFTTLDRGFDAPLLANYSVSLILNLAIIFLALKLRRPSKKVKKTE; encoded by the exons ATGACTGACTTGTATTCTTTATCAATTGGCTTTGCCAACATTTCAACAATTGTGCTGTGTATTGTTTTAAAAGTGCCGCAGATAATTAGTCTCGTGAAAAGCAAAAGCACCACTGGACTGAGTCTACCCGGTACTTTACTGGAATTGACTTC GTTTACTATTGGCCTGTGCTACAGTGTATCTAGCGGTTACGCACTTTCATCTTATTTGGAGTATCCATTTCTGGTCGGTCAGGATCTCCTCCTTTTGGCACTTGTCCTTCATTACAGTAATCAAATCGGTACGAAATGGTTCGCCGCATTCGGTGCCTATTCGGCCGTCGTTTACGCCTTGACCTCGGGAATGTTTCCTGGCGCCCTACTAGTCACGCTAAtg agCCTTTGCACTCCGATATCTGCGGCGAGTAAACTGGCCCAACTTCGAACTATGCACGCCTCTCAAAACTCAGAGTCGGTTAGTGTTTTAACCTGGTCCATTGCCGTCTACACTTGCGTCA cGAGGATTTTTACAACTTTGGATCGCGGTTTCGACGCCCCATTGTTGGCCAACTATTCGGTTAGTTTGATTCTCAATCTGGCCATTATATTCTTGGCATTGAAACTGAGAAGGCCTTCGAAGAAAGTCAAGAAAACCGAGTGA
- the LOC124313186 gene encoding thioredoxin domain-containing protein 3-like isoform X2: protein MAAGKKRVDHVAWQIEVANNEEWEELTKLQGLVVVDVYSEWCGPCTAMASHLKEIKLQLGDDFLHCALAKADCISQLGRFRGRSEPTWLFVAGGEPVALIRGANAPLIRKTLLAELQTEKEVIEGTRQRMTMAWDSFDLPNSNPETEETNHKEIELTTAPDNWLELDGLTLKGSYQLIIDKLMEALAEKNMEISARSSVRLHKKDCLILWFPSSVEDETLAEWFDVTIKSLIAEVEPKIVKEEENEDELVEKIEGIELEEKPDNSDENAAAEVTDEESDYQPIEFHLISDPDEKEALIKQLEKESAEEGGEEEQVENETVEEAAQEEEEKQPEEPEELPVENAEENADAIEEVAETVAEPVEST, encoded by the exons ATGGCAGCTGGAAAGAAGAGAGTGGATCATGTCGCCTGGCAAATCGAAGTGGCCAATAACGAAGAATGGGAAGAACTCACCAAACTTCAAGGACTAGTCg TGGTGGACGTCTACTCCGAGTGGTGCGGTCCGTGCACGGCCATGGCCAGCCATTTGAAAGAGATTAAATTACAATTAGGGGACGATTTCCTTCATTGCGCCCTG GCTAAAGCGGATTGTATCAGCCAACTCGGCAGGTTCAGGGGTCGCAGCGAACCCACTTGGCTTTTTGTGGCT GGTGGTGAACCTGTGGCGTTAATCAGAGGCGCTAATGCTCCGCTCATCCGCAAAACTTTATTGGCTGAATTACAAACAGAAAAGGAAGTTATAGAAGGAACCCGCCAACGGATGACG ATGGCGTGGGATAGTTTCGACCTACCCAACAGCAATCCCGAGACCGAAGAAACCAACC ACAAGGAAATTGAATTGACGACTGCGCCGGATAACTGGCTGGAGCTGGACGGATTGACTTTGAAAGGATCGTATCAATTGATCATCGATAAACTGATGGAAGCATTGGCAGAAAAGAATATGGAAATATCCGCCAGATCGTCTGTCCGTCTCCACAAAAAAGATTGTCTCATTTTGTGGTTCCCGTCGTCGGTGGAGGATGAAACCCTGGCCGAATGGTTCGATGTTACCATCAAAAGTCTCATCGCCGAAGTGGAACCAAA aattgtcaaagaagaagagaacgaaGATGAATTGGTGGAGAAGATTGAAGGAATAGAATTGGAGGAAAAACCGGATAATTCGGATGAAAACGCAGCCGCTGAAGTCACCGATGAAGAATCTGATTATCAACCGATCGAATTCCACCTGATATCTGACCCAGACGAAAAAGAAGCGCTAATCAAACAATTGGAAAAGGAATCAGCAGAggaaggaggagaagaagaacaagttgaaaatgaaacggTTGAAGAAGCTgcccaagaagaagaggaaaaacaacCGGAAGAACCGGAAGAATTGCCCGTTGAAAATGCGGAAGAGAATGCAGATGCAATCGAAGAAGTTGCTGAAACCGTTGCCGAACCAGTCGAATCGACCTAG
- the LOC124313172 gene encoding cyclin-dependent kinase 10-like, with amino-acid sequence MMQDPSIPVNKKGVLTSFLTGQPMPIPEKDNLGKCRSVSEFEKLNRIGEGTYGIVYRARDTRNGEVVALKKMRMEREKDGLPLSAIREITLLLNCQHENIVAIKEVVVGRSLESVFLVMEYCEQDLASILDNMPNPFTEAQVKCIGLQVFQGLAYLHKHYYIHRDLKVSNLLMTDRGCVKIADFGLARRFGEPIKPMTPRVVTLWYRAPELLLNSPTHTTAIDIWAAGCILGELLLHKPLLPGRTEVQQLDMIIELLGTPHAAIWPEMDQLPALQNFTLKSQPYNNLKNKFPYLSPAGLRLLNFLFMYDPAKRATAEECLQSSYFREQPLPCDSKLMPSFPQHRNMKSSRREMNQQDQRQQESQSNDGLSDLLQLPKRNRVD; translated from the exons ATGATGCAGGATCCAAGCATTCCAGTCAACAAAAAGGGGGTTCTGACATCTTTCCTTACCGGTCAGCCCATGCCGATTCCGGAAAAAGATAAT CTGGGCAAGTGCAGATCTGTCTCTGAATTTGAGAAGCTGAACCGCATTGGTGAAGGGACCTATGGCATAGTTT ataGAGCAAGGGATACCCGAAATGGAGAAGTTGTCGCGTTGAAGAAAATGCGtatggaaagagaaaaggatggACTTCCACTCAGCGCCATACGTGAAATTACTTTGCTGTTGAATTGCCAACATGAAAATATTGTGGCCATCAAAGAAGTCGTGGTTGGCAGAAGTCTTGAAAG TGTTTTTCTAGTCATGGAGTACTGCGAGCAGGATTTGGCTTCGATACTTGACAATATGCCAAACCCTTTCACTGAAGCTCAAGTGAAATGCATTGGTCTCCAA gtTTTCCAGGGACTTGCGTACCTTCACAAGCACTATTACATCCACCGTGATCTGAAAGTTTCCAATCTTTTAATGACTGATCGAGGATGCGTCAAAATtg CCGACTTTGGACTGGCACGTCGATTCGGTGAACCAATTAAACCGATGACTCCTCGCGTCGTGACTTTGTGGTACCGAGCTCCAGAACTTTTACTCAATTCTCCAACTCACACAACAGCCATTGATATTTGGGCGGCTGGTTGCATTCTCG GAGAATTGCTGCTCCACAAGCCTCTGTTGCCCGGCCGAACTGAAGTTCAGCAGCTGGATATGATTATCGAACTCTTGGGGACTCCCCATGCTGCTATTTGGCCTGAAATGGACCAACTGCCCGCTTTGCAGAATTTCACCCTCAAGTCACAGCCGTACAACAATCTCAAGAACAAATTCCCGTACTTGAGTCCAGCTGGTCTCCGGTTgctaaatttccttttcatgtACGATCCAGCCAAACGAGCCACTGCTGAGGAGTGTCTCCAGAGCTCCTACTTCAGAGAACAACCCCTCC CATGCGATTCCAAGTTGATGCCGTCATTTCCGCAGCATAGAAACATGAAATCAAGTCGAAGGGAAATGAACCAGCAAGATCAAAGGCAGCAAGAAAGTCAGTCGAACGACGGTCTCTCAGATTTG CTCCAACTGCCGAAGCGTAATCGTGTCGATTAA
- the LOC124313350 gene encoding ubiquitin-conjugating enzyme E2 E1-like encodes MSTSGAGPSSSNRVQHQQGSNSSSGQTEANGNTTPSPPPQSSTNPATTATPPVKEAKEAKPNPKMSKALSTSAKRIQKELAEITLDPPPNCSAGPKGDNLYEWVSTILGPPGSVYEGGVFFLDIHFSPEYPFKPPKVTFRTRIYHCNINSQGVICLDILKDNWSPALTISKVLLSICSLLTDCNPADPLVGSIATQYLQNREEHDRVARLWTKRYAT; translated from the exons ATGTCCACATCTGGAGCAGGTCCGTCATCCAGCAATAGAGTCCAACACCAACAGGGCTCTAATAGCAGCAGTGGTCAGACTGAGGCTAACGGGAATACAACACCCTCACCTCCTCCTCAGTCCTCCACCAACCCAGCCACCACAGCTACTCCACCTGTAAAAGAAGCCAAAGAAGCTAAACCTAACCCCAAGATGTCTAAAGCACTCAGCACGTCAGCCAAAAG AATACAGAAAGAGTTGGCAGAAATCACACTGGATCCCCCTCCAAACTGCAG tgcTGGACCCAAAGGTGATAATTTGTATGAATGGGTTTCAACCATTCTGGGTCCTCCTGGATCAGTCTATGAGGGTGGGGTCTTTTTCCTTGACATTCACTTCTCTCCAGAGTATCCATTTAAACCACCCAAG GTAACATTTCGGACGAGAATCTATCATTGCAACATCAACAGCCAAGGTGTTATTTGCCTGGATATCCTCAAAGACAACTGGTCCCCAGCGTTGACCATCTCCAAAGTGTTGCTGTCAATTTGCTCGCTATTGACGGACTGCAACCCCGCCGATCCACTTGTCGGCAGCATCGCCACACAGTACTTGCAGAATCGAGAAGAACACGATCGTGTTGCCCGGCTCTGGACCAAGCGTTACGCCACgtga
- the LOC124312936 gene encoding uncharacterized protein LOC124312936 isoform X2: protein MANQECMEPQLKKGRIEETHCFTGKKLCCKKQLLLIPSWCGVLHHGYWRDNDQEKEVVVRRIQKVDCQLDWKNIVDQHLANSLNHENVLKIIGYEEDVDLMRYFALERFDATLEQYCNKQYTGPMPFKPNTLWQISSGLNFLHDKGLVHGQLNPSSILIVRSQSVLIKISDSLHESLQYSGNDCLLHPKYWMLPDVCSPNRQSRKKITFAFTVYGDVFAAGCLFFYYLSRGLHPFGNVNASIPVNIAKNMPVNLNRLGSNHYAYRSIKYMVGEPSQTGTQYLRIAAAYFKDFSPYEFKEVVKSVPEINGEVFFHFHPTLPILACCKCNRLTIFTASKVSIPFSSWKEAELKFEGQNLKKITALQWDHKGDHVAGFQDGCVAVWSYPVGEMVFRVKQHLEEVIAIYWSPSKHELFATYDRNRQQMLLWNSYPTLKQKTLFHTIMCAENIVNMAWTNNQQIIVGFDNSTIKIFQIDEIEPFLVKIFQLKDSIIRNLFWDEATQYLASVSLNKLNIWSLNSEGIIHSFKIDPKCNCFAWRPNNKTSDEIDVARKSSNNFNFAYGLSSGSIVVWNPFEETKKPLILDKHTDCVLLLVFSHDGKFLASTSKNEIIIWSTESWSPVFVGESDYYGLSWLTAVSNGEPVYKLVISSSHSVVCILN, encoded by the exons ATGGCCAATCAAGAATGCATGGAACCACAACTGAAAAAGGGAAGAATCGAAGAGACACATTGCTTTACTGGGAAGAAGTTGTGTTGCAAAAAACAGTTACTATTGATTCCAAGTTGGTGTGGCGTCTTGCATCACGGGTATTGGCGCGACAATGATCAAGAGAAAGAAGTTGTGGTgagaagaattcaaaaagtgGACTGCCAATTAGACTGGAAAAACATCGTCGATCAACATCTAGCAAATTCTTTGAATCatgaaaatgtattgaaaattattggaTATGAAGAGGATGTGGATCTCATGAG ATATTTCGCTCTTGAGCGGTTTGACGCTACCCTGGAACAGTATTGCAATAAGCAATACACGGGACCTATGCCATTCAAACCAAACACCCTTTGGCAAATATCCAGCGGACTAAACTTTTTACACGACAAAGGACTCGTACATGGACAACTTAATCCTAgttcgattctgattgttcggTCTCAGTCGGTTTTAATTAAGATTTCAGATTCCCTTC ATGAAAGTTTACAATACTCGGGAAATGATTGTCTCCTACATCCAAAATACTGGATGTTACCTGACGTTTGCTCACCTAATAGGcaaagtaggaaaaaaatcACGTTTGCTTTTACAGTTTACGGAGACGTGTTTGCAGCTGGatgccttttcttttattatttgtccCGAGGGTTACATCCTTTTGGGAATGTAAACGCATCCATTCCTGTCAACATAGCAAAAAATATGCCTGTCAATTTAAACA GATTAGGCAGTAATCACTATGCTTACCGATCAATCAAGTATATGGTAGGAGAACCATCCCAAACCGGAACCCAGTATTTGCGTATAGCTGCTGCATATTTCAAAGATTTCTCTCCAT ATGAGTTCAAGGAAGTTGTGAAGTCGGTGCCTGAAATCAACGGAGAAGTGTTTTTCCACTTTCACCCAACGTTACCCATTCTCGCTTGTTGCAAATGCAATAGATTGACTATTTTCACTGCTTCCAAGGTTTCCATACCTTTTTCGAGCTGGAAAGAAGCCGAATTGAAATTTGAGGGgcaaaaccttaaaaaaattacggcGCTTCAATGGGAT caTAAGGGAGACCATGTTGCAGGATTCCAAGATGGTTGCGTCGCTGTGTGGAGCTATCCAGTCGGTGAAATGGTCTTTCGAGTGAAGCAGCATTTGGAAGAAGTTATCGCAATCTACTGGTCTCCTTCTAAACATGAGTTATTTGCCACTTATGATCGC AATCGGCAGCAAATGTTACTTTGGAATTCATACCCTACACTTAAACAGAAAACTCTTTTTCACACAATTATGTGTGCTGAAAATATTGTTAATATGGCGTGGACGAATAACCAGCAAATCATTGTCGGGTTCGACAATAgcacaatcaaaatttttcaaattgacgaAATCGAACCATTCcttgttaaaatatttcaactcAAA GACAGTATCATCAGGAATTTATTTTGGGATGAAGCCACACAATATTTGGCATCTGTATCATTAAACAAGTTGAAC ATTTGGTCTTTGAATAGCGAAGGAATTATTCACTCATTTAAGATTGACCCAAAATGCAATTGTTTTGCATGGCGTCCGAATAACAAAACAAGTGACGAAATTGACGTGGCCAGGAAATCatcaaacaatttcaattttgcttA TGGACTGAGCAGTGGTTCGATCGTCGTCTGGAATccctttgaagaaacaaaaaagcctCTCATTCTTGATAAACATACAGATTGTGTACTTCTCCTCGTGTTCTCCCACGATGGAAAATTTCTGGCGTCAACTTctaaaaacgaaataattatCTGGTCCACTGAG TCTTGGTCCCCTGTGTTCGTCGGAGAATCTGATTATTACGGATTATCGTGGCTAACTGCAGTTTCAAATGGGGAACCAGTTTATAAAttggttatttcttcaagcCACAGCGTGGTGTGTATACTAAATTAA
- the LOC124313323 gene encoding CD63 antigen-like, translated as METGMKFIKYLLFIFNLLFAVSGITLIITAAVIQGLYATYLDFLGNEFLSAPMLFIIVGVVIFLVAFFGCCGAVRENNCMMITFSVFLAVIFICELAGGIAAYVLRNDVDVTLTENMYKAQQQYNVTGHEGVTETWNIMQNEVHCCGVKNYTDWANTTFSHGINVPDSCCKEYTVGCGSNMILSPDADERLWTVGCVPELAEQVKHKAGVFAGIGVGIAFIQLIGIVFACLLAKAIRGSYHSV; from the exons ATGGAGACGGGAATGAAATTCATCAAGTATTTGCTCTTCATCTTCAATCTACTGTTCGCt GTTTCGGGCATTACGCTCATCATCACGGCGGCTGTTATTCAGGGACTCTATGCCACGTATCTGGATTTCTTGGGAAATGAATTCCTATCTGCTCCCATGCTTTTCATCATTGTTGGTGTGGTCATCTTCCTTGTGGCTTTTTTCGGATGCTGTGGTGCAGTCAGAGAAAATAACTGCATGATGATTACA ttctCAGTCTTCCTTGCAGTCATCTTCATCTGTGAACTTGCTGGGGGTATTGCTGCCTATGTTTTACGAAATGATGTGGATGTCACTTTGACTGAAAACATGTACAAAGCTCAGCAACAGTACAATGTCACTGGTCATGAGGGAGTCACAGAGACATGGAACATCATGCAGAATGAG gTTCACTGCTGTGGTGTCAAGAATTACACTGACTGGGCAAACACAACCTTCAGCCATGGCATCAATGTCCCAGACAGCTGTTGCAAGGAGTACACAGTTGGCTGCGGATCCAATATGATCTTGAGTCCCGACGCTGACGAACGACTCTGGACAGTCGGATGCGTCCCTGAGCTCGCCGAGCAAGTCAAACACAAGGCAGGTGTGTTTGCCGGTATTGGGGTTGGCATTGCCTTCATTCAATTGATTGGTATTGTCTTTGCTTGTCTCTTGGCCAAGGCCATTCGTGGCAGTTATCATTCCGTTTAA